One region of Aphelocoma coerulescens isolate FSJ_1873_10779 chromosome 12, UR_Acoe_1.0, whole genome shotgun sequence genomic DNA includes:
- the KLF15 gene encoding Krueppel-like factor 15 isoform X1, producing the protein MRASSHLNFSCLLYAVGISLRDRPGMVDHLLPTDESFSSTRSSLGYFGDMTAGVRSYQMLPSPLSEDDSDSSSFCSCSSPDSQVLSSSYGSTSSAESQDSILDYLLSQASLGNTTASWWDKRRLQPIVKEEYFRLPEFAVDMEDSGPFQPTLEEIEEFLEENMDLELKERPKSETKDLRACSQVSVASLQQKDHMLPSASLKESKNEQLNSSTEGGQASNGGMTLENGIPVMLQIQPVQIKQESNTSPSSQGPAQENIKIAQLLVNIQGQTFALVPQIVQSSNLNLSSKFVRIAPVPIAAKPIGPGGMIQGQTGIIMGQKFQKNPAAELIKMHKCSFPGCTKMYTKSSHLKAHLRRHTGEKPFACTWPGCGWRFSRSDELSRHRRSHSGVKPYQCPVCEKKFARSDHLSKHVKVHRFPRSNRSVRSVN; encoded by the exons ATGAGAGCAA GCTCTCACCTGAACTTTAGCTGCCTGTTATATGCTGTTGGGATATCCTTAAGAGATCGTCCAGGAATGGTGGATCACTTGCTGCCTACTGATGAATCCTTTTCATCCACAAGATCTTCTCTTGGATACTTTGGGGACATGACAGCAGGTGTGAGGTCCTACCAAATGCTGCCCTCTCCCCTGTCAGAAGATGACAGTGACTCGTCCAGCTTTTGTTCTTGTTCCAGCCCTGACTCCCAGGTGCTCAGCTCCAGCTATGGAAGCACATCCAGTGCGGAAAGTCAGGACAGTATCTTAGACTATTTATTGTCCCAGGCATCTTTGGGGAACACCACTGCATCATGGTGGGACAAAAGGAGACTTCAGCCAATAGTGAAAGAGGAGTACTTTAGGTTGCCTGAATTTGCCGTGGATATGGAAGACTCAGGACCATTTCAGCCCACGCTTGAGGAAATTGAGGAATTTTTGGAGGAGAACATGGACTTGGAGCTCAAAGAAAGACCTAAAAGTGAGACCAAGGACTTGAGAGCTTGCAGCCAAGTTTCTGTTGCTTCGCTGCAGCAAAAAGACCATATGTTACCCAGTGCTAGTCTAAAAGAGAGTAAAAATGAGCAGTTGAACAGCTCAACGGAAGGTGGCCAAGCTTCAAATGGAGGAATGACCCTAGAGAATGGGATACCGGTTATGCTCCAAATTCAGCCTGTACAGATCAAACAGGAGTCCAACACAAGCCCCAGTTCCCAAGGACCAGCACAGGAGAACATTAAAATTGCACAGCTCCTAGTCAACATCCAAGGACAGACATTTGCCCTTGTGCCTCAGATAGTTCAGTCGTCCAATTTGAACTTGTCCTCTAAATTTGTCCGCATTGCTCCCGTCCCCATCGCCGCCAAGCCAATTGGGCCAGGAGGCATGATCCAGGGGCAGACGGGAATCATCATGGGTCAGAAATTTCAAAAGAACCCTGCAGCCGAACTCATTAAAATGCACAAATGTTCTTTTCCTGGTTGCACCAAGATGTACACGAAAAGCAGCCATTTGAAAGCCCACCTGAGGAGGCACACAGGAGAAAAGCCCTTTGCGTGCACGTGGCCGGGTTGTGGATGGAG GTTCTCCAGGTCAGATGAGCTGTCCCGGCACAGGCGCTCCCACTCGGGGGTGAAACCCTACCAGTGTCCTGTCTGCGAGAAGAAGTTTGCTCGAAGTGACCACTTGTCCAAACATGTCAAGGTGCACCGGTTCCCACGAAGCAACCGCTCCGTCCGCTCCGTGAACTGA
- the KLF15 gene encoding Krueppel-like factor 15 isoform X2, which yields MVDHLLPTDESFSSTRSSLGYFGDMTAGVRSYQMLPSPLSEDDSDSSSFCSCSSPDSQVLSSSYGSTSSAESQDSILDYLLSQASLGNTTASWWDKRRLQPIVKEEYFRLPEFAVDMEDSGPFQPTLEEIEEFLEENMDLELKERPKSETKDLRACSQVSVASLQQKDHMLPSASLKESKNEQLNSSTEGGQASNGGMTLENGIPVMLQIQPVQIKQESNTSPSSQGPAQENIKIAQLLVNIQGQTFALVPQIVQSSNLNLSSKFVRIAPVPIAAKPIGPGGMIQGQTGIIMGQKFQKNPAAELIKMHKCSFPGCTKMYTKSSHLKAHLRRHTGEKPFACTWPGCGWRFSRSDELSRHRRSHSGVKPYQCPVCEKKFARSDHLSKHVKVHRFPRSNRSVRSVN from the exons ATGGTGGATCACTTGCTGCCTACTGATGAATCCTTTTCATCCACAAGATCTTCTCTTGGATACTTTGGGGACATGACAGCAGGTGTGAGGTCCTACCAAATGCTGCCCTCTCCCCTGTCAGAAGATGACAGTGACTCGTCCAGCTTTTGTTCTTGTTCCAGCCCTGACTCCCAGGTGCTCAGCTCCAGCTATGGAAGCACATCCAGTGCGGAAAGTCAGGACAGTATCTTAGACTATTTATTGTCCCAGGCATCTTTGGGGAACACCACTGCATCATGGTGGGACAAAAGGAGACTTCAGCCAATAGTGAAAGAGGAGTACTTTAGGTTGCCTGAATTTGCCGTGGATATGGAAGACTCAGGACCATTTCAGCCCACGCTTGAGGAAATTGAGGAATTTTTGGAGGAGAACATGGACTTGGAGCTCAAAGAAAGACCTAAAAGTGAGACCAAGGACTTGAGAGCTTGCAGCCAAGTTTCTGTTGCTTCGCTGCAGCAAAAAGACCATATGTTACCCAGTGCTAGTCTAAAAGAGAGTAAAAATGAGCAGTTGAACAGCTCAACGGAAGGTGGCCAAGCTTCAAATGGAGGAATGACCCTAGAGAATGGGATACCGGTTATGCTCCAAATTCAGCCTGTACAGATCAAACAGGAGTCCAACACAAGCCCCAGTTCCCAAGGACCAGCACAGGAGAACATTAAAATTGCACAGCTCCTAGTCAACATCCAAGGACAGACATTTGCCCTTGTGCCTCAGATAGTTCAGTCGTCCAATTTGAACTTGTCCTCTAAATTTGTCCGCATTGCTCCCGTCCCCATCGCCGCCAAGCCAATTGGGCCAGGAGGCATGATCCAGGGGCAGACGGGAATCATCATGGGTCAGAAATTTCAAAAGAACCCTGCAGCCGAACTCATTAAAATGCACAAATGTTCTTTTCCTGGTTGCACCAAGATGTACACGAAAAGCAGCCATTTGAAAGCCCACCTGAGGAGGCACACAGGAGAAAAGCCCTTTGCGTGCACGTGGCCGGGTTGTGGATGGAG GTTCTCCAGGTCAGATGAGCTGTCCCGGCACAGGCGCTCCCACTCGGGGGTGAAACCCTACCAGTGTCCTGTCTGCGAGAAGAAGTTTGCTCGAAGTGACCACTTGTCCAAACATGTCAAGGTGCACCGGTTCCCACGAAGCAACCGCTCCGTCCGCTCCGTGAACTGA